TGAGTTACATACGAGGCTTAAAGAACACTCAAGAAGTATTTTGCAGGCTTCAAATCTCGAGTGCAACGACTTTAGATGTCGATTCATGATTTTAGAAAATTATGCGAGTAGCATGATAGGAACAGTAGAAGCTGCACTAATCAGGCTATATACTCCTTTATGGAATTCATCTATTGATGGTTTTGGCAACCATGACCCGGGGAAAGGTCGATATAACCAGGCAAAGTCTGATTGGGACGTGTTGCATCCCGGAAGAAAATGGGCAGAAAAATGTAAAGGTGAACATTCAACGGATATAAAAGTTCAAGAAAATATTGCATCCTATTTTACAAATTCTAAAGAGTAACTACAGTATGTTAAATAGTATTGAAATTTTTTCAGGTGCAGGTGGCTTGGCTAAAGGGCTTGAGTTGGCAGGTGTTAATCATGAGGCCTTTGTTGAATTAAATTCTCAAGCTTGTAAAACTTTACGACAAAACTATGCAAAGAAACTTGTTTATGAAGGCAATATAGAACTATTTAATTTCCAGAACTTCAAAAACATTTCAATTATTGCTGGTGGTCCGCCATGCCAACCTTTTTCTCTTGGAGGAAATCATAAGGGCCATTTAGACAAGAGAGATATGTTTCCTTATGCAATAAAAGCAATACAACAATTAACTCCCAAGGCCTTCATCTTTGAAAATGTCAAAGGGTTGTTACGAAAGTCATTTGCATCATATTTTAACTACATCTTACTTCAGCTAACGTATCCTGAAATAATCAGGAAGCCTGAAGAAGAGTGGTTAAACCATCTTAAGAGGTTAGAAAAAAATCATACTTCAGGGGGTAAAAAT
The nucleotide sequence above comes from Deltaproteobacteria bacterium. Encoded proteins:
- a CDS encoding Eco29kI family restriction endonuclease codes for the protein MIKFERDKHVYHSDEFEELVKDTIRFFNGTPVHMLPPPEKFHGTGVYAIYYIGRFPQYKKLYEQNRTSFDLPIYIGKAVPTGWRQARTISTENKITFELHTRLKEHSRSILQASNLECNDFRCRFMILENYASSMIGTVEAALIRLYTPLWNSSIDGFGNHDPGKGRYNQAKSDWDVLHPGRKWAEKCKGEHSTDIKVQENIASYFTNSKE